A single Lactuca sativa cultivar Salinas chromosome 8, Lsat_Salinas_v11, whole genome shotgun sequence DNA region contains:
- the LOC111899271 gene encoding senescence-specific cysteine protease SAG39, which translates to MTSTNQTALSFLVLIFFSATLLSHTTSRLLPETSSYESHEQWMARYGRVYKDADEKEQRSKIFQENVRYIESSNSVMNKAYKLAVNEFADLTNQEFTSTRNRFKAHECSPSTSAFRYENVTAVPSSVDWRKKGAVTPVKDQGQCGCCWAFSAVAAMEGITQLKTGKLVSLSEQELVDCDTSGQDQGCEGGLMDDAFDFILNNKGLTTESNYPYKGVDGTCNSNEESNHAAAITGHEDVPANSESALLKAVASQPISVAIDASGSDFQFYSSGVFTGECGTELDHGVTAVGYGASADGTKYWLVKNSWGTGWGQEGYIMMQRDVDAQEGLCGIAMMASYPTA; encoded by the exons ATGACATCAACAAACCAGACAGCCCTGAGTTTTTTGGTATTAATCTTCTTCTCTGCTACTTTGCTTTCACACACTACATCTAGGCTGCTCCCTGAAACTTCCAGCTATGAGAGCCACGAACAATGGATGGCTCGTTATGGACGCGTGTACAAGGATGCTGATGAGAAAGAACAACGTTCAAAGATTTTTCAAGAGAATGTTCGGTACATAGAGTCATCCAACAGTGTCATGAACAAAGCTTACAAACTAGCAGTCAATGAGTTTGCAGACCTTACAAACCAAGAGTTCACGAGCACAAGGAACCGATTCAAGGCACACGAATGTTCCCCATCGACCTCTGCTTTCAGGTATGAAAATGTGACAGCAGTTCCATCATCAGTGGACTGGAGAAAGAAAGGAGCAGTAACACCTGTTAAAgaccaaggccaatgtg GGTGTTGCTGGGCGTTTTCAGCTGTGGCAGCTATGGAAGGAATAACCCAACTGAAAACAGGTAAATTGGTGTCTCTATCCGAACAAGAGCTCGTGGACTGCGACACCAGTGGTCAGGATCAGGGATGTGAGGGCGGTCTTATGGACGACGCCTTTGATTTCATCCTAAACAATAAAGGCCTTACTACAGAGAGCAACTACCCGTACAAAGGAGTCGATGGCACCTGCAACAGCAACGAGGAATCTAACCATGCTGCAGCGATTACGGGTCATGAAGATGTTCCTGCTAATAGTGAAAGTGCACTTTTGAAAGCTGTCGCTAGTCAGCCTATTTCTGTGGCCATTGATGCTAGTGGGTCCGACTTCCAATTCTACTCTAGCGGGGTGTTTACAGGAGAATGTGGTACTGAACTAGACCATGGTGTTACTGCGGTTGGTTATGGAGCGAGTGCAGACGGAACTAAATATTGGCTGGTGAAGAACTCTTGGGGAACAGGTTGGGGTCAAGAGGGGTACATAATGATGCAAAGAGATGTTGATGCGCAAGAAGGACTTTGTGGCATTGCCATGATGGCTTCCTACCCGACTGCATAA
- the LOC128127894 gene encoding senescence-specific cysteine protease SAG39-like, with product MTSTNQTALSFLVLIFFSATLLSHTTSRLLPETSSYESHEQWMARYGRVYKDADEKEQRSKIFQENVRYIESSNSVMNKAYKLAVNEFADLTNQEFTSTRNRFKAHECSPSTSAFRYENVTAVPSSMDWRKKGAVIPVKDQGQCGCCWAFSAVAAMEGITQLKTGKLVSLSEQELVDCDTSGQDQGCEGGLMDDAFDFILNNKGLTTESNYPYKGVDGTCNSNEESNHAAAITGHEDVPANSESALLKAVASQPISVAIDASGSDFQFYSSGVFTGECGTELDHGVTAVGYGASADGTKYWLVKNSWGTGWGQEGYIMMQRDVDAQEGLCGIAMMASYPTAELCNIKSNYCKLSVFTVMLLQGNM from the exons ATGACATCAACAAACCAGACAGCCCTGAGTTTTTTGGTACTAATCTTCTTCTCTGCTACTTTGCTTTCACACACTACATCTAGGTTGCTCCCTGAAACTTCCAGCTATGAGAGCCACGAACAATGGATGGCCCGTTATGGACGCGTGTACAAGGATGCTGATGAGAAAGAACAACGTTCAAAGATTTTTCAAGAGAATGTTCGGTACATAGAGTCATCCAACAGTGTCATGAACAAAGCTTACAAACTAGCAGTCAATGAGTTTGCAGACCTTACAAACCAAGAGTTCACGAGCACAAGGAACCGATTCAAGGCACACGAATGTTCCCCATCGACCTCTGCTTTCAGGTATGAAAATGTGACAGCAGTTCCATCATCAATGGACTGGAGAAAGAAAGGAGCAGTAATACCTGTTAAAgaccaaggccaatgtg GGTGTTGCTGGGCGTTTTCAGCTGTGGCAGCTATGGAAGGAATAACCCAACTGAAAACAGGTAAATTGGTGTCTCTATCCGAACAAGAGCTCGTGGACTGCGACACCAGTGGTCAGGATCAGGGATGTGAGGGCGGTCTTATGGACGACGCCTTTGATTTCATCCTAAACAATAAAGGCCTTACTACAGAGAGCAACTACCCGTACAAAGGAGTCGATGGCACCTGCAACAGCAACGAGGAATCTAACCATGCTGCAGCGATTACGGGTCATGAAGATGTTCCTGCTAATAGTGAAAGTGCACTTTTGAAAGCTGTCGCTAGTCAGCCTATTTCTGTGGCCATTGATGCTAGTGGGTCCGACTTCCAATTCTACTCTAGCGGGGTGTTTACGGGAGAATGTGGTACTGAACTAGACCATGGTGTTACTGCGGTTGGTTATGGAGCGAGTGCAGACGGAACTAAATATTGGTTGGTGAAGAACTCTTGGGGAACAGGTTGGGGTCAAGAGGGGTACATAATGATGCAAAGAGATGTTGATGCGCAAGAAGGCCTTTGTGGCATTGCCATGATGGCTTCCTACCCGACTGCAGAATTGTGTAACATCAAGAGTAATTATTGTAAATTAAGTGTATTTACAGTTATGTTATTACAAGGAAACATGTAA
- the LOC128127895 gene encoding vignain-like — protein sequence MEGITQLKTGKLVSLSEQELVDYNTSGQDQGCEGGLMDDAFDFILNNKGLTTESKYPYKGVDGTCNSNEESNHATAITGHEDVPANNESALLKVVASQPVSVAIDASGSDFQFYSSGVFTGECGTELDHGVTAVGYGASVEHI from the coding sequence ATGGAAGGAATAACCCAACTGAAAACAGGTAAATTGGTCTCTCTATCCGAACAAGAGCTTGTGGACTACAACACCAGTGGTCAGGATCAGGGATGTGAGGGCGGTCTTATGGACGACGCCTTTGATTTCATCCTAAACAATAAAGGCCTTACTACAGAGAGCAAATACCCGTATAAAGGAGTCGATGGCACCTGCAACAGCAACGAGGAATCTAACCATGCTACAGCGATTACGGGTCATGAAGATGTTCCTGCTAATAATGAAAGTGCACTTTTGAAAGTTGTAGCTAGTCAGCCTGTTTCTGTGGCCATTGATGCTAGTGGGTCCGACTTCCAGTTCTACTCTAGCGGGGTGTTTACAGGAGAATGTGGTACTGAACTAGACCATGGTGTTACTGCGGTTGGTTATGGAGCGAGTGTAGAGCATATATAG
- the LOC111899274 gene encoding senescence-specific cysteine protease SAG12-like, which produces MTSTNQTALSFLVLIFFSATLLSHTTSRLLPETSSYESHEQWMARYGRVYKDADEKEQRSKIFQENVRYIESSNSLMNKAYKLAVNEFADLTNQEFTSTRNRFKAHECFPSTSAFRYENVTVVPSSMDWRKKGAVTLET; this is translated from the coding sequence ATGACATCAACAAACCAGACAGCCCTGAGTTTTTTGGTATTAATCTTCTTCTCTGCTACTTTGCTTTCACACACTACATCAAGGTTGCTCCCTGAAACTTCCAGCTATGAGAGCCACGAACAATGGATGGCTCGTTATGGACGCGTGTACAAGGATGCCGATGAGAAAGAACAACGTTCAAAGATTTTTCAAGAGAATGTTCGGTACATAGAGTCATCCAACAGTCTCATGAACAAAGCTTACAAACTAGCAGTCAATGAGTTTGCAGACCTTACAAACCAAGAGTTCACGAGCACAAGGAACCGATTCAAGGCACACGAATGTTTCCCATCGACCTCTGCTTTCAGGTATGAAAATGTGACAGTAGTTCCATCATCAATGGACTGGAGAAAGAAAGGCGCAGTAACACTTGAGACGTAG